The following are encoded together in the Cicer arietinum cultivar CDC Frontier isolate Library 1 chromosome 2, Cicar.CDCFrontier_v2.0, whole genome shotgun sequence genome:
- the LOC101507986 gene encoding dehydration-responsive element-binding protein 2C — protein MGAAYEQSGNVFLAPIETSRKRKTRSRGKGTRSVAETIAKWKEYNEHIYAAAGKDDAKQKRKAPAKGSKKGCMKGKGGPQNSECNYRGVRQRTWGKWVGEIREPNRGKRLWLGTFSTAQEAALAYDEAARAMYGPSARLNFPHVSDYSSIKESLKESTAASYSCSSVATTPATSEITTVSSHSDVFAVEDVKEIPKPVNMKNDNTVAVYREVYEASSPISRMKQEPKDEPADIIDPGGGEIQDGKSEGNQTQTLTHDVQIGEGVCNGQMDLSWIDDFDFNGDYLKSFSMDELFQVDELLGHIDNNPIDESGLVRSLDFGQMGFPEQSNPQVGTSSSFFYELENPDAKLLGSLPHMEHTTSGVDYGLDFLKTEEPGNFNIGVEDTPFLNLDYDMNHDMSHDSRGI, from the coding sequence ATGGGTGCTGCTTACGAACAAAGTGGTAATGTTTTTCTTGCGCCTATTGAAACTTCTAGAAAGAGGAAAACTAGGAGTAGAGGAAAAGGTACAAGATCTGTGGCTGAGACTATTGCAAAGTGGAAGGAATACAATGAGCATATTTATGCTGCTGCTGGTAAAGATGATGCTAAACAGAAGCGGAAAGCACCGGCGAAAGGATCAAAGAAAGGTTGTATGAAAGGTAAAGGAGGACCTCAAAACTCAGAGTGTAATTATAGAGGTGTTAGACAGAGGACTTGGGGGAAATGGGTTGGTGAAATCAGGGAACCAAATAGAGGCAAAAGACTTTGGTTAGGTACTTTTTCTACTGCTCAAGAAGCTGCTCTTGCTTATGATGAAGCTGCTAGAGCTATGTATGGTCCTTCTGCACGTCTTAACTTCCCTCATGTATCAGATTATAGTTCTATTAAGGAGTCTTTGAAGGAATCGACCGCTGCTAGCTATTCTTGTTCTTCAGTTGCAACTACTCCTGCAACATCTGAGATAACAACTGTATCTAGTCATTCTGATGTTTTTGCTGTTGAGGATGTTAAGGAGATACCAAAACCTGTCAATATGAAAAATGATAATACTGTTGCTGTTTATCGCGAGGTTTATGAAGCTAGCTCTCCAATTAGTAGAATGAAGCAAGAGCCTAAAGATGAGCCTGCTGATATTATAGACCCTGGAGGTGGGGAAATCCAAGACGGAAAATCagaaggaaatcaaacacaGACACTAACACATGATGTACAGATTGGAGAGGGTGTATGTAATGGCCAGATGGATCTTTCATGGATTGATGACTTTGACTTCAATGGTGATTACTTGAAGAGCTTTTCAATGGATGAGTTATTTCAGGTGGATGAGCTCTTGGGGCATATAGATAACAATCCAATTGATGAATCTGGGTTGGTGCGAAGTTTGGATTTTGGACAAATGGGTTTTCCTGAACAAAGTAATCCTCAGGTTGGGACTTCTTCAAGCTTCTTTTATGAATTGGAAAATCCAGATGCTAAACTGTTGGGAAGTTTGCCCCATATGGAACACACAACATCTGGTGTTGATTATGGATTAGATTTCTTGAAAACAGAAGAACCAGGGAACTTTAATATTGGAGTGGAAGATACACCATTTCTTAATTTGGATTATGATATGAATCATGATATGAGTCATGATTCAAGAGGAATCTAA